In Portunus trituberculatus isolate SZX2019 chromosome 28, ASM1759143v1, whole genome shotgun sequence, one genomic interval encodes:
- the LOC123510151 gene encoding uncharacterized protein LOC123510151, with amino-acid sequence MTINYLNETAIRTPGGAGATAGSITLQVANLLWGIAAVLPAAMGRRRRHAPGSSQFFKQQEEEGGLLRNVLFKVLDDLDSPSCLPLALCHAATLPESLRTPDHRAIVSLLSPETAFPVAWPDITKPAAKYQYAAFLGQWAGSSGVPEECRRVFPTCSLSGADVINLVASWKLPCKDEATANKIEQ; translated from the exons ATGACGATCAACTACCTCAACGAGACTGCCATCAGGACCCCGGGCGGCGCTGGGGCAACTGCGGGGTCTATTACTCTTCAGGTCGCCAATCTACTGTGGGGAATCGCTGCCGTCCTCCCAGCAGCCATGGGGCGTAGAAGGAGACATGCCCCGGGCTCCTCTCAGTTCTtcaagcagcaggaggaggaagggggcttGCTCAGGAATGTTTTGTTCAAG GTTCTGGATGACTTGGATAGCCCGTCCTGCCTCCCCCTGGCCCTGTGTCACGCCGCCACCCTGCCTGAGAGTTTACGGACACCTGACCACCGCGCCATTGTCTCCCTCCTCAG TCCCGAAACAGCCTTCCCCGTCGCCTGGCCAGACATCACCAAGCCCGCTGCCAAGTACCAATACGCAGCTTTCCTTGGACAATGGGCGGGAAGCTCCGGGGTGCCTGAGGAGTGTCGCCGCGTGTTCCCCACCTGCAGTTTGTCAGGCGCCGATGTGATCAATCTTGTGGCCAGTTGGAAGCTTCCGTGCAAAGATGAGGCCACGGCTAACAAGATCGAGCAGTGA